The Artemia franciscana chromosome 11, ASM3288406v1, whole genome shotgun sequence genome has a segment encoding these proteins:
- the LOC136033117 gene encoding uncharacterized protein LOC136033117, translated as MLLLFLTFSLSVHLDVESSSQNNPLYGGKASQFLERVPRNRFKPSESDKKMFYQGCTSNLFLDPMKVVFKVPSNNNLSYTNVCKRYCDRHADEQYVILMDMPSSDGTIDKLACGCASSETVRHFVPSFLCSKKCGEETCGGSFGFLSVYKSSSSSVKYFCYMLNFLMTWLVLL; from the coding sequence GTACATCTTGATGTTGAATCTTCATCACAAAATAATCCCTTATACGGAGGTAAAGCTTCGCAGTTTTTAGAAAGAGTTCCAAGGAACAGATTTAAACCCAGTGAAAGTGACaagaaaatgttttaccagGGCTGTACTtcgaatttatttttagatccaATGAAAGTGGTTTTTAAAGTACCGTCGAATAATAACCTTAGCTATACAAATGTATGCAAGCGTTACTGTGATAGGCACGCTGATGAGCAGTATGTAATTCTTATGGATATGCCAAGCTCAGATGGAACTATTGACAAACTAGCATGTGGCTGTGCCAGCAGTGAAACAGTGCGGCATTTCGTTCCTTCATTTTTATGCAGTAAAAAGTGTGGCGAAGAAACATGTGGTGGAAGTTTTGGATTTTTAAGCGTGTACAAATCTTCGAGCAGtagtgtaaaatatttttgctatatGTTGAATTTTCTTATGACTTGGTTAGTCCTACTATAG